A region of Tigriopus californicus strain San Diego chromosome 7, Tcal_SD_v2.1, whole genome shotgun sequence DNA encodes the following proteins:
- the LOC131883811 gene encoding uncharacterized protein LOC131883811 isoform X1 — MCGRRKFLFAFQISTQLPLVPNKILATQGRMRFRVIAVFFTFTLLASGYVSLAKNTTSMDFTKENLEVSRKLGLEMQKLLNQIRNQLHVNQKSLRKSIIKSNRRSVGSAFGYITAILMLVKVKYYDQTFVDLPTVLDVAGIVTEDAGYDAEELHAVEFVDTRCIHELEPLIRFYGIQKQFEDLEFEQIQYPQHRLEAHKQILWRDLTEFRRHAQDQLGCLLKGARIDAEEQRLLSLLTLYTKTASLRLGQFV; from the exons ATGTGTGGGAGGAGAAAATTTctatttgcttttcaaatctCAACGCAACTTCCACTAGTCCCGAATAAAATCTTGGCCACCCAAGGAAGAATGAGATTCCGAGTGATTGCAGTTTTTTTCACGTTCACCTTATTAGCTTCAG GCTACGTGAGCTTGGCCAAGAATACGACATCCATGGACTTTACAAAGGAAAACCTGGAAGTTTCTCGAAAACTCGGGCTCGAGATGCAGAAACTCCTCAACCAAATTCGAAACCAGCTCCATGTGAACCAGAAAAGTCTTCGTAAAAGCATCATCAAATCCAACCGAAGATCCGTGGGATCGGCCTTTGGATACATCACTGCCATTCTCATGCTG GTTAAAGTCAAGTACTACGACCAAACATTCGTGGATTTGCCCACTGTCTTGGATGTTGCCGGGATCGTGACTGAAGATGCTGGGTACGATGCAGAGGAGTTGCATGCCGTTGAATTTGTCGACACCCGATGCATCCATGAGTTGGAGCCTCTTATTCGATTCTATGGCATCCAGAAACAATTCGAAGACCTGGAGTTTGAGCAAATCCAATATCCCCAACACCGTTTGGAGGCTCATAAACAGATTCTTTGGCGAGATCTGACAGAATTCCGTCGCCACGCTCAA GATCAACTTGGATGCTTACTGAAAGGAGCGAGAATTGACGCTGAAGAACAAAGGCTGCTTAGCCTTTTAACTCTGTATACAAAGACTGCTTCGCTCAGATTGGGCCAGTTTGTTTAG
- the LOC131883811 gene encoding uncharacterized protein LOC131883811 isoform X2 produces MKSPYFLVITALLSRYSPGNCIYLYQDQYRHQGRNFWQDRSIQACPTKPSKNVNLSRNLASEMSRLVEDMRQQIRSNVRDLGASLDDANYRSLASAFGYTVQILTTAGEYFIGNGIASVPQTLSSGGAILESGGYNFEPFAFLRPFSPECVSNFEPMVTRYRIQDRLQGLELQKQCLNATTNDLLPEKERLRLDILSFRRDFQENLSCALSSRTLAGRQRLLGLLKLYTRGATIRLSKI; encoded by the exons atgaaGTCTCCATACTTCCTCGTGATTACGGCCTTACTCTCACGTTACAGTCCTG GAAACTGCATCTACTTATACCAAGACCAATACCGGCACCAAGGACGGAACTTTTGGCAAGACAGGTCGATCCAAGCCTGTCCCACTAAGCCCTCGAAAAATGTCAATCTAAGCCGGAATTTGGCCTCTGAAATGTCTCGTTTGGTGGAGGACATGCGACAACAAATTCGAAGCAATGTGCGTGACTTGGGAGCGTCGTTGGACGATGCCAATTATCGGAGTTTGGCCTCAGCCTTTGGATACACAGTGCAGATTCTGACCACG gCGGGAGAGTACTTTATTGGAAATGGGATCGCCTCCGTTCCACAGACCTTATCTAGTGGTGGAGCCATTCTGGAGAGTGGTGGCTACAACTTTGAgccttttgcttttttaagaCCCTTCTCACCCGAGTGTGTCTCCAACTTTGAGCCGATGGTCACCCGATATCGAATCCAAGATCGCTTGCAAGGGCTCGAGCTCCAGAAGCAATGCCTAAACGCCACCACCAACGACTTGCTGCCTGAGAAAGAGCGCCTCAGGTTGGATATCTTGTCATTCAGAAGGGATTTCCAG GAAAATTTGTCATGTGCCTTGAGTTCACGCACTTTAGCCGGACGCCAAAGGTTGTTGGGATTGCTCAAGTTGTACACCAGGGGCGCCACCATCAGATTATCCAAGATCTAA